The following coding sequences are from one Nonlabens arenilitoris window:
- a CDS encoding DUF1456 family protein — MDNNDILRRLRFILNLSDDAMIDTYAKGGAPVTRAEVSDWLKKEEDEDFKEVVDVNLATFLNGVIVNYRGKQDGVTPEAEMVLDNNTILRKLKIAFNFKSDELIYIWKKADVEISETELSAFFRKKTHAKYKHLNDQYLRKFLKGFQIQRKTQREKEERRNSFKK; from the coding sequence ATGGATAATAATGACATTTTAAGACGACTGAGATTTATACTCAATTTGAGTGATGATGCCATGATCGATACTTATGCAAAAGGTGGAGCACCTGTCACACGTGCCGAAGTAAGCGACTGGCTCAAAAAGGAAGAAGATGAGGATTTTAAAGAAGTCGTAGATGTTAATCTAGCTACGTTTTTAAATGGTGTAATTGTTAACTATCGTGGTAAACAAGATGGCGTGACTCCTGAAGCAGAAATGGTACTAGACAACAACACGATACTACGTAAACTTAAAATTGCTTTCAACTTTAAGTCAGATGAGCTTATTTACATCTGGAAAAAGGCAGACGTTGAGATTAGTGAAACAGAACTAAGTGCTTTTTTCAGAAAAAAAACACATGCCAAATACAAACATTTAAATGATCAGTATCTACGTAAATTTCTAAAAGGATTTCAAATCCAGCGCAAGACACAGCGCGAGAAAGAGGAAAGAAGAAACTCTTTTAAAAAATAA
- a CDS encoding D-2-hydroxyacid dehydrogenase has product MSKKVLANDGVSQSGIEKLTAAGYEVITTNVAQDQLENYINKHEIAVLLVRSATTARKELIDNCPSLKVIGRGGVGMDNIDVEYAREKGLKVINTPAASSASVAELVFAHLYGGVRFLYDSNRNMPLEGDTNFKGLKKQYAKGSELRGKTLGIIGIGRIGQEVAKIAAGVGMKVMAHDSYADSAPTVSWDLFDGQTVSVKIPLVSKEELLVQSDFVTLHVPAQKDYVISEHEFNQMKKGAAIINAARGGVIDEVALVNALESEHISFAALDTFEKEPQPEMVLLMNSNLSLSPHIGAATNEAQDRIGTELADQIIEILG; this is encoded by the coding sequence ATGAGCAAAAAAGTATTAGCAAACGATGGAGTTTCACAAAGCGGAATAGAAAAGTTAACTGCAGCAGGTTATGAAGTGATTACCACAAACGTAGCACAAGACCAACTAGAAAACTATATCAACAAACATGAAATTGCAGTATTACTAGTACGATCAGCAACCACAGCTCGTAAAGAACTGATTGACAACTGTCCTAGCCTTAAAGTGATAGGTCGTGGTGGTGTAGGAATGGATAATATTGATGTAGAATATGCACGTGAGAAAGGCCTAAAGGTGATTAATACACCAGCCGCTAGTAGCGCCAGTGTGGCTGAGCTGGTTTTTGCTCACCTATATGGTGGTGTCCGTTTCCTTTACGACAGTAACCGCAATATGCCACTCGAAGGAGATACTAATTTTAAAGGATTGAAAAAGCAATATGCAAAAGGATCTGAACTTAGAGGTAAAACCTTAGGAATTATAGGTATAGGTCGCATAGGTCAAGAAGTTGCAAAAATTGCTGCTGGTGTAGGAATGAAAGTTATGGCACACGATTCTTATGCAGACTCTGCTCCTACCGTTTCTTGGGATTTATTTGATGGACAAACCGTTTCAGTGAAGATTCCATTAGTTAGTAAAGAAGAATTGCTAGTACAATCAGACTTTGTCACTTTACATGTTCCTGCTCAAAAAGATTATGTAATAAGCGAGCATGAATTCAATCAAATGAAAAAAGGTGCAGCAATCATTAATGCTGCCCGTGGTGGTGTTATAGATGAAGTTGCTTTAGTAAATGCATTAGAGTCTGAACATATATCATTCGCAGCACTAGATACATTTGAGAAAGAACCACAACCTGAAATGGTCTTACTTATGAATTCAAATCTATCACTTAGTCCACATATAGGTGCTGCTACTAATGAAGCACAAGACCGTATAGGAACTGAACTTGCAGATCAGATTATTGAAATTTTAGGATAA
- the serC gene encoding 3-phosphoserine/phosphohydroxythreonine transaminase — translation MKIHNFSAGPCILPQDVFQQASKAVLDFNGLSILEISHRSKDFVAVMDRAQALALEHLGLTDKGYKALFLGGGASMQFLMTAYNLLEKKAAYLNTGTWSDKAIKEAIAFGEIIEVASSKDANYNYIPKDYEVPIDADYFHITSNNTIFGTQLKSIPQVGIPLVCDMSSDIFSRQMDFTQFDLIYAGAQKNMGPAGATLVVVKEDLLGKVTRHIPSMLNYQTHISKDSMFNTPPVFPIYVSMLTLEWLKNNGGIEAIEKVNNDKAALIYGEIDRNELFQGFAAVEDRSNMNATFSLRDETHKELFDTMWKDASISGLNGHRSVGGYRASMYNALPLESVQILVNVMQELEKKA, via the coding sequence ATGAAAATCCATAATTTTTCGGCAGGACCATGTATTCTACCACAAGACGTATTTCAACAAGCATCAAAAGCTGTCTTAGACTTTAATGGTCTCAGTATTTTAGAAATATCGCATCGCAGTAAAGACTTTGTTGCGGTTATGGATCGTGCACAAGCATTAGCCTTAGAACATTTGGGACTTACTGATAAAGGTTATAAAGCTCTTTTTTTAGGTGGTGGTGCTAGTATGCAATTTTTAATGACTGCTTATAATCTATTAGAAAAAAAAGCGGCTTATTTAAACACTGGTACTTGGTCAGATAAAGCCATTAAAGAAGCAATAGCTTTTGGAGAAATAATAGAAGTAGCCTCTTCTAAAGATGCTAATTATAATTATATCCCTAAGGATTATGAGGTTCCAATTGATGCAGATTATTTTCATATCACAAGTAACAATACCATTTTTGGAACACAGTTAAAATCCATACCTCAAGTAGGTATTCCACTAGTTTGTGATATGAGTAGTGATATCTTCTCACGTCAGATGGATTTTACACAATTTGATTTAATATATGCAGGAGCTCAAAAAAATATGGGTCCAGCTGGTGCTACATTAGTTGTTGTTAAAGAAGATCTATTAGGAAAAGTGACACGTCATATTCCTTCTATGCTTAATTATCAAACACATATCAGTAAAGATTCAATGTTTAACACGCCACCTGTATTTCCTATATATGTAAGCATGTTAACCTTAGAATGGTTGAAAAATAATGGAGGAATTGAGGCCATAGAAAAAGTAAATAATGATAAAGCAGCTTTAATTTATGGTGAAATAGATCGTAATGAACTATTCCAAGGATTTGCAGCAGTAGAAGACCGTTCTAATATGAATGCTACTTTCTCTCTAAGAGATGAAACTCATAAAGAGCTTTTTGATACCATGTGGAAAGACGCAAGCATCAGCGGTTTAAATGGACATAGATCTGTAGGTGGCTATAGGGCAAGTATGTACAACGCACTACCTCTAGAGAGTGTTCAAATACTGGTAAATGTCATGCAAGAGCTTGAAAAAAAAGCATAG